In the genome of Hippoglossus hippoglossus isolate fHipHip1 chromosome 9, fHipHip1.pri, whole genome shotgun sequence, the window CTCAACTCTTCACACGCAGCCATTTCAGTTCCTCTCACCTTGTCCTTCTGATCCACCTTGACCCTGCGCTGCAGAAGAAGCTGGACGGCCTCCTTGTTCTTGCCAGCCACTGCGTAGTGAAGGGCAGTCCGGTTGTGCTGGGGCAAACAACTCAGTAAAGTGAATCATTTGTTAAACCAGTTTAAACCCTTGAAATGTTAAGTGGTATTATACAGTGTGGAGCAATGAGGTGCAGAGgggagtttgtttttattagacCCACCACATTCTTTGCGTTGGCATTCAGACCTCTCCCAAGGTTCTTCATGGTCTGCACATCATTCCTCTTTGCTGCTTTCATAAACTCCCTCTCTGCATCAAGcactgcacaacacaacagattataaatatgtatattctATACAATTTATAGGTTATTTTAtgggttttttcccccctttattttttaaatgttttggttgAACACAGAGTCTGATAAGATAATGTGTGGTCATATTATAgcaatttataaatgtatagaTAATTTATCCGATATAAAATAGGGGACAGATATTACTGGACATTAAATATACTTCTTATAATGACACTCTCTGATTACAACCAATGGAGGTGTAAAAGTGAGTTGGGCACATACTTTAATAATGGTAGAAATGTAACTGAGACATGGGAACACTTGAGGCTTGATGTCAATATAAAATGTACACGTTAATTAATGTCTATACATCCTTATTGTCCAAAGTTTTATTTGATCTCACTATAAGTTGATGGCGGATCGTCCTCTATTGTGTAAATGATGTGTAGTGTATGTGTTGTGTGGTATGGTGTGTGCTGTCTTGTTGTCTGTTTACTAATGTTACATAAGTGTGAATGCAAATCCTCCAACCTTGCTGTCTACTATTGTGGTGATTTTTGGTTATACTTATTCCAAGTTGCAGTTCATTTGAAGGGCTGTGCCCCGATGTAACTTTTATATTGATTGACTATATTGTCAGAACCTCAACAGGTAAATGCTGTAAGTTAAATGACAGAGTGAGTGAGAAAATGTTCCTCGCTCTTTTGTACTCACACATCTCTTTGTTGTCAAAGCTCTTGTCCATGTCTTTGTCCGAGTTTTTGTTTAGTATGAAGTCAGAGAAGGCCCTCAcattctcctctctcatccacTTCCTGGGGTCCAGGTTCTCCTTGGTCGGGCAATGCTTCTTGATAGCCGCCCTCAAAGCCAAAGCTTTCCCCTCCATTTggaaattttttttaatttcctctgtgtgtACCCAGGGTGGACTTAGTCTAATGCGACAAACCGTCTGTAAATCCTTGGACAGCAAAACACCcgaggagaaaagaaacacaaaacaaaggtGAGAGCGTGTTGAGCTCAGGTTTGTCTCGTAACCATCTTCAAATAGTCAACAGCAAACCTTGAAATGCGAGTGTACTCCAGCTTCTTTCTAAACACTGGAGGGCTGATCCCTGCTTGCTTCACCAGCTCCCACCCTTCAGAGGCTGGCTGCTGATAGTAAACGAGTGTATTTAACATGACTCGTCCCCTGTGCTCCGTGACTAGTGATTGGGAAAATGATAATATTACTAGTTTTAGACAACCCAGTGCAATGTTTACCAAAGATCAACACAAGGCTCTAAAAGTAGTTGAACTTGTTTGTCCAAGGATGTTTGACTAGTTACACTCACTCTTTTTTAGCagtctcacattcacacaacctGTTGCTGTTGGCAACTGGGAAGCTTCACCTGCAGCAGGTATTTATCTGAGAGACCAGCAGCCCTGCAGTCAAACATGTTCTTAAAACAAACTTAATCAGCAAATAACTTCACTGGGTTCACGCTTTGTGGTCAAAAGTAACATAAACGGCAAAGAGAGGGCGATTCATtgtcaaataataaaaacatttattgttgtCATTTATTGCCACATTGATTTACATGATAGAAGGATTCTCTTAtctatattattaaatatataatattatcattGGAACATGTAATAAATACAACTGAATAAATACAACTGGAAATATCCGAGTAAAATAACtcaaaaaacatttggaaataGAGTTTAATAAATATCCTAATTTTCAAGCgtacagtcaaataaaaaacacgaGGCTCATTTACAGGAACATATGTAATTGACATGAAACTGGCATCGAGAGACAACAAGGTCATCAAAAATCTATATTAATTTGCCAGACTCAAAACAAAAGATTGTGTTtgtcatatttcattttgtgtataCGAAAAAATAAGGCTTATTAGTGCAAATGCGTATTTCCTTATTTCAgagattttaaataattgtcCACCtcctgctgggattggctccaactcCCCCCCTTGACCCTCAAAGGAGAAGTGGtacagatgatggagggatggatggatgtgggACATCCACTTTGAGTTGGAGAGTCCACAGCACGACTGAAACCTGTGCAGTGAAACCAAGGGAACGTGGAGAAAACTTTCCCTGGTTCTCCAGATAAGGCTGTGCGCATTACATCACCTGAAGAACCTGTCGATGGTGTTGACAGGACCGGAGCCTTTAGCCCTCTttgatggagaagaggaaggacagTCCTGTCTAAATGACACAACATTTTGATTAAAACATGTTGACACAACTGTAAACTCATACATCTTTTCATAAGGGACATGCTAACTGTCATATGCTGCTATTTTGTGCCGCAGCAACGTGTGATGAAGCGGTCTCACCTTTTGTTTTTGCCTCTACTTGCTTGCCTTGGCAGGAGGGAGCCTCTCTCTGTGAACAGGAACAGATGGatagaaaccttttttttatctgttgtcTGACAAAAAAATGACATCCACTGAGGAAGTACACAATTACAGAACCTCCTCAGGGAAATAAAGAGAGCAATCTCTGAGGCAGGATTGTTTAAGAGGAAACCATGGGTGCAGGTCATTGTAGGAAATGAATAGGTGAGAAAGTGATTTGGCCATTTCCGAGACCGGGGGAATAGGGAGCCCCCCACCCCCGGATTGAAACGAGATGTGTTTTCTCCGCAGGAATCGATACAAACTCCTCACAAATACTctgtgtcagtaaataacaaggtcagaggtcacagactTTCTCTCAAACAGACATCACACAGCCACAGCTTATAGACGTTACTAACAGGATCTGTCATCAGCACAGATTTATGCATTTTTGTCCGACTGATGTGGATTGTTTGGGGGCTGATGCTGATGCCAATATTAAGAAGTAAAAATCTTCAAATACTAATATATCGGCTTATGTCcagggagagggatccctcacatgtggctctcttAGAttatgaaaaactgttttttttttacgtgaaatataaagataaaagcacattttatctgcattgtttattcagtaaaatCAGTAAATATAAGCACAGTCATTGATATGTCTGGGCTCATATCGGCCCGTTTTTATCGGCCAATCGAtaaatcagtcaggctctaatAAATATTGACAGTGTAGATCCATAAGGTTAAATACCAACAAACCTCAAAGATACAAATTGCAGCATAACTGATTAACCACAATAAAAGTGCTGCATGATATGAGTGAGGAAGTGTttgatatacacacacacactcacctgtggCCTTGCCATTTGTTACTGAAGGTGGATTTATGGGCGATGACGTGCGTCCCCCCAGCTCATTCAGGACCTCCTGGTTCAGACAGAGGTCGACGTGGCGGTTGAAGACGGTGAGGTCGTCTGTGTCCTGGGTCAGCTGACACACCGGGCACATGAGGACACTGCACAACTGAGGCTGTTGCGAGGTCGCAGTTTTATTGTCAATGTTCGACAAGACAGTTTGAATAGGATCATCTGTTTTCAAGTTGTGTTGGTGTTGAAGATCGACTGTgttcacctccacctctctgacCTCACACTCCTCCCTCCATTTTCCCTTTACCTCACGTTCTTTTTGGTAACTCTCCAAGTCCGAATCTGACTCTGAGTCCGGATCTGTGCTTTGGTTGGGCTTTCTTGAGGATCCACTCAGACACTGGTCTATGTGTCTGTTGAAGGCATTTAAATCTGTCGTCTCCACCTGCCTGAAACACACTGGACAAGTGAAGCTCTTTGACACTGAGGCACCACAGCCTGATGTGGATGCTTTGGCCTCCAAGTCATTTTCTAGGAGATCAGAGTCGCTATTCGTGCAGGCATCAGTTGAAGGCTCTACAATATTTTCCCCATCAGACTCTACGGAGGTAATTACAGGCGGATTCTCCCTGTGTCCTTCCACCTCTGTGCTTGAACTTGCCACCTGCAGTTGTAATCTTTTAGCATGGGCCCTTTGGAAGAAAGACAGTTGGGCTTCCTCACCAGTCTGGCCTCCTTCTAACCCCCTTTTCTTGCTCTGCCAGGGcacttcctcctgtttctgCGTCGGGGGACAACAGACGACGGTGCAGGTTTGGACGGAGCCACTGGAGAGATGCTCCCTCTCGGGTTTTTGCTGCTTCACTTTGACGCAGCCATCGGAGTCTGTCTTGCCTGGTTGAAGAAAGCTAATGatgctcctctgctgcggcttTTTGTCATCAGAGGTGACAAATGCAGAAATGCGAACACCTAcgagcacaaaaacaaatgatccGGAGAAAACTCCTGAATGAACGCCGACCGTGTTATCACCTCCACAAGCGGGCGTGTCACAgaacatttagatttatttcaaGACAGTTATATTAATTGATATGTCAGTTTAATTGCAAAATCTTATTACCCATGAGCCGTAGTCTGAGTGGCTGGggtatttcattttctatttctgttttcagtaGGTCCTTAGCAACAGCAAAGATGTCATCCGCCGTGGCGACAGCGTACGGCAGCGTCAGCGCCCTGCTCTTCACCTCAAAGTTAACGTTCTTCAGCTTCAGCGTCACCGTTTTACcctaaaatgaagaaaatacacagttattataatttcagttttcttccCAACACCAAAATCCCTTCTTTAAAGCAGCTTTGACATAACCAATGGGACATAAATAGAAGAGATATAAACCTGTACAATCTTTCGTATCAGCGATTGATTTGTCAGAATGCATCTTTGTAACACGCCACAAGGCGCTTTCATAGTAATGTGATCATGTCCCAGGGAGACATTTCCGAGGCTGATAGAAGCCCCTGCTGTTTCCTTAATGGCCCTCCATTTCCTCCCTGCTATCACGGCCACATCGGGACCCAGGCAGGGGGGTTATGGCCACGCTGGGGCCATCCCGTCCGTTCTTTATCGATTCGGAAAAGGAATGAACAGGTTGAGGTAATTGTACGAGATTTGGTTTGGAAACAGGGCAAGTCTAGGGTGGCCTGGAatgggatttgttttttttaaccgtAAACTCTGATTTTGTAGCGTTCAAATTCTCAGTCTGTTATTTCTTTTGAGACAGTTCTTCTAGAACTCTGAGGCAACACCCAGCTGAGCTCAGTCTGCTGCagctataaaataaaaccacatgcaTGGCTGATGTAACCAGGTCAGTGTCTTAGATAGAATGCTGTATTGTGTGAGCCAAAACATGTTCTCACTCTCCCTGCTGGTACAGAAAATGTGCACAGTGTTACTGCATAAAGAAACCGGCTCTGACATTCATTACCTTCAGGTCCTCTTTCTTCATGTCTTCTGCTAAATCTTCACAAAGCTTCCTGCACAAAGAAAACTGCTCCTCAGCTGTATTGAGTTCTCTGAATGTCCTGTAGGAATACAATGTCACAATAAAGGAAATATGAGTTCAGAGGCCAGATGccaaaagaataaataaaatcctgtCA includes:
- the polk gene encoding DNA polymerase kappa; protein product: MENGVESSKAEGFLSRMALNDNKAGMEGLDRDKINKIIMESSKGSRFYENERKREQQVNQRIEKMMLQKAQITDQQLKTAQAQVDRMASALESGRDLSRAIVHVDMDAFYAAVEMRDCPELKDKPMGVGSMSMLSTSNYHARKYGVRAAMPGFIAKKLCPNLVIVPTNFDKYRAVSEEIREIFADYDPHFQPMSLDEAYLDFTDHLDQRQNWPDSSRTHRFRTTNTTTGEDQIEFHRETTPEVIDLSPVLFEDSPSSSPCLPGSEAAAAGGGGAFEVFGTSLEEAVREMRFRIEQKTMLTASAGIAPNMMLAKVCSDMNKPNGQYRLPSTRAAVMDFIQNLPIRKVSGVGKVSEKMLNALSVSSCSQLRQQMALLSLLFSETAWHHLLQVSMGLGSTYIQRHEERKSMSTERTFRELNTAEEQFSLCRKLCEDLAEDMKKEDLKGKTVTLKLKNVNFEVKSRALTLPYAVATADDIFAVAKDLLKTEIENEIPQPLRLRLMGVRISAFVTSDDKKPQQRSIISFLQPGKTDSDGCVKVKQQKPEREHLSSGSVQTCTVVCCPPTQKQEEVPWQSKKRGLEGGQTGEEAQLSFFQRAHAKRLQLQVASSSTEVEGHRENPPVITSVESDGENIVEPSTDACTNSDSDLLENDLEAKASTSGCGASVSKSFTCPVCFRQVETTDLNAFNRHIDQCLSGSSRKPNQSTDPDSESDSDLESYQKEREVKGKWREECEVREVEVNTVDLQHQHNLKTDDPIQTVLSNIDNKTATSQQPQLCSVLMCPVCQLTQDTDDLTVFNRHVDLCLNQEVLNELGGRTSSPINPPSVTNGKATERGSLLPRQASRGKNKRQDCPSSSPSKRAKGSGPVNTIDRFFR